The Vicia villosa cultivar HV-30 ecotype Madison, WI linkage group LG1, Vvil1.0, whole genome shotgun sequence genome includes a region encoding these proteins:
- the LOC131658885 gene encoding uncharacterized protein LOC131658885, with amino-acid sequence MVHPNNISRELATLVDVGTGIDGVVANVVDVGGDFRCKQDFDDRESMLTWLRRNATNLGFGVVIGRSDNGTVRRNLFVTILCERSGKYHPPLKNFKRDDTGTRKCECQFKTRCYMLASTKWRCFVVCGFYNHDLCAKLQGHSIVCRLNPIKKASIEDMSLNFVQSKNILATLKRNEPDNISNIRSCDDEVTV; translated from the exons atggtgcaccccaaTAATATTTCAAGAGAATTAGCTACTTTAGTCGATGTTGGTACGGGTATCGATGGGGTAGTCGCAAATGTGGTAGATGTCGGAGGAGACTTTCGTTGCAAGCAAgactttgatgatcgtgaaagcatgctAACATGGCTTCGTAGGAACGCAACTAATCTTGGTTTTGGTGTGGTGATAGGAAGATCGGATAATGGTACGGTAAGAAGAAACCTGTTTGTAACAATATTGTGCGAAAGAAGTGGGAAATACCATCCTCCTCtaaagaattttaaaagagacgacacagGTACTAGAAAATGTGAGTGTCAATTTAAAACTCGTTGTTACATGTTGGCTAGCACGAAGTGGAGATGCTTTGTTGTTTGTGGTTTCTATAACCATGATTTGTGCGCAAAATTACAAGGCCATTCTATTGTATGTCGGCTCAATCCGATTAAGAAGGCATCTATTGAAGACATGTCCTTGAATTTTGTCCAAtcgaaaaatatacttgccacattgaaaaGGAATGAACCCGACAACATTTCAAATATAAG AAGTTGTGATGACGAGGTTACGGTctga